A genomic stretch from Glaciecola nitratireducens FR1064 includes:
- a CDS encoding sigma 54-interacting transcriptional regulator, with the protein MITSPAETEISALNQTKNRPRLLLVEDDENLLRLLTIRLQGEGYDVTSSENATQALRMMFNNTFDVVLSDIRMPGLDGLSFFDEILHRYNNLPVVLMTAHGTIKDAVAATQKGVFGFLTKPIDHDELRKVLKRATQKNATSEIGDWCKDIVTRAPEMKKLLHQAHRIASKNVSVLINGASGTGKELLAKAIHKASDRADKPFVAINCGALPENLLESELFGHTKGAFTGAVQSSTGLFREAHGGTLFLDEIGDMPTSLQVKLLRAIQERTVRPVGSATNIDIDVRIISATHKDLQHEMEEDRFREDLYYRLNVVNLRIPSLKERFEDIPLLTDYLLKQSAERHGVKVTRFAPDGLKLLVTSDWPGNVRQLVNVVEQCVALTQTPVIPLSLVEQALSELSQNWPTLTEARDSFEYQYLCRLLQLADGNVTRASELAGRNRTDMHKLLKKHGLNAADFRGVKD; encoded by the coding sequence ATGATCACAAGCCCAGCAGAGACTGAAATCTCCGCGCTCAACCAAACTAAAAATAGGCCTCGCTTGTTATTGGTGGAAGATGACGAAAACCTTCTGCGACTGTTAACCATTCGGTTGCAAGGCGAAGGCTATGATGTGACATCATCTGAAAACGCAACACAGGCCTTGCGCATGATGTTTAACAATACATTTGATGTTGTGTTGAGTGATATCCGTATGCCAGGTTTGGATGGCCTGAGTTTCTTTGATGAAATTTTGCATCGTTACAACAATTTGCCGGTGGTACTAATGACGGCTCATGGCACAATAAAAGATGCTGTTGCTGCCACTCAGAAAGGTGTTTTTGGATTTTTAACGAAACCTATAGACCACGATGAATTGAGGAAAGTGCTCAAAAGAGCGACCCAAAAAAACGCGACCAGCGAAATAGGGGATTGGTGCAAAGACATCGTTACTCGCGCCCCAGAAATGAAGAAGCTACTGCATCAAGCGCACCGTATTGCGAGCAAAAATGTGAGTGTATTGATTAATGGAGCGAGCGGCACGGGTAAGGAGTTATTAGCTAAAGCCATCCACAAAGCGAGTGATCGAGCGGACAAACCTTTTGTGGCTATAAACTGTGGGGCACTGCCGGAAAACTTGCTTGAATCAGAATTATTTGGTCACACAAAAGGTGCATTTACTGGTGCAGTGCAATCTTCAACTGGCCTCTTTCGTGAAGCACACGGCGGTACTTTGTTTTTAGATGAAATAGGCGATATGCCGACTTCATTACAGGTAAAACTGCTGCGAGCAATACAAGAAAGAACCGTCCGCCCAGTTGGCAGTGCAACCAATATCGATATTGACGTGAGAATCATTTCAGCAACACATAAAGATTTACAGCATGAGATGGAAGAAGACCGTTTCAGAGAGGATCTCTATTATCGCTTGAACGTTGTTAACTTGCGCATCCCGTCATTGAAAGAAAGGTTTGAAGACATTCCCTTGCTGACCGATTACTTGCTTAAACAGAGTGCTGAAAGGCATGGTGTGAAGGTAACACGATTTGCACCTGATGGGCTCAAACTGTTGGTCACGAGTGATTGGCCTGGTAACGTTAGGCAGTTAGTCAATGTGGTTGAACAATGCGTGGCGCTTACGCAAACTCCGGTAATACCGCTGAGTCTAGTTGAACAGGCACTGTCTGAGTTGTCGCAAAACTGGCCAACATTGACTGAAGCAAGAGATTCGTTTGAATATCAGTACTTATGTCGCCTGCTGCAGCTTGCTGACGGCAACGTCACTAGAGCATCCGAACTTGCAGGACGTAACCGTACTGATATGCATAAATTATTGAAAAAACATGGTTTAAACGCCGCTGATTTTCGCGGCGTTAAAGACTAA
- the bioA gene encoding adenosylmethionine--8-amino-7-oxononanoate transaminase: MNNTEFDKRHIWHPYTSATHPLPCYEVVGAEGVELELATGEKLVDGMSSWWAAVHGYNHPLLNQAAHKQIDAFSHVMFGGITHQPAIDLCRRLIDMTPDGLNRVFLADSGSVAVEVAIKMALQYWACQGRAQKTKLLAPRNGYHGDTFAAMSVCDPINGMHSLFQKSLIEHFFAPAPQTRFDQTWNADDILPMREILEKHHHEIAALILEPVVQGAGGMRLYHPEYVKACRQLCDEYNVLLICDEIATGFGRTGKLFACDHAQISPDILCLGKALTGGYLTMAATLCTDEVAEGTCVGSPGVFMHGPTYMGNALACSVANASIDLILEGAWEQQIPSIEMQLRAELTPLLKYESVSDIRVLGAIGVVEMKQPVDVAEIQKIFVKQGVWIRPFGKLIYIMPPYIIQPEQLRKLTSAIGFAIERLYPN; encoded by the coding sequence TTGAACAACACAGAATTTGACAAACGCCACATTTGGCACCCATATACATCAGCCACTCACCCTCTCCCTTGCTATGAAGTTGTTGGCGCTGAAGGCGTTGAATTAGAGCTAGCCACTGGCGAGAAGCTGGTTGATGGAATGTCATCATGGTGGGCTGCAGTACATGGCTATAATCATCCACTCCTTAATCAAGCTGCTCACAAACAAATAGACGCGTTCTCACATGTTATGTTTGGTGGCATCACTCATCAGCCCGCAATTGACTTGTGTCGCAGACTGATAGATATGACGCCAGATGGATTAAATCGTGTATTTCTAGCCGACTCGGGTTCTGTTGCGGTTGAAGTAGCGATTAAAATGGCGCTGCAGTACTGGGCTTGCCAAGGTCGTGCGCAAAAGACAAAGCTGCTTGCACCGCGTAATGGCTATCATGGCGACACTTTTGCTGCAATGTCGGTGTGCGATCCAATAAACGGCATGCACAGCTTGTTTCAAAAAAGCCTAATTGAGCATTTTTTCGCACCAGCGCCACAAACGCGATTTGATCAAACATGGAACGCCGATGATATATTGCCAATGCGAGAAATCCTCGAAAAACACCATCATGAAATCGCAGCATTGATACTCGAGCCCGTTGTGCAAGGTGCCGGCGGAATGCGTCTTTATCATCCAGAATACGTGAAAGCATGCCGACAGCTTTGTGATGAATATAACGTGCTGCTCATTTGCGATGAAATTGCGACTGGTTTTGGCAGAACGGGGAAGTTATTCGCTTGCGACCATGCTCAAATAAGTCCAGATATTTTGTGCTTGGGTAAAGCCCTGACCGGCGGCTACTTAACTATGGCGGCAACGCTATGCACCGATGAAGTTGCCGAAGGAACCTGCGTAGGTAGCCCCGGTGTGTTTATGCATGGCCCAACTTACATGGGGAATGCCTTAGCGTGCTCAGTTGCCAATGCGAGCATTGATTTAATTTTGGAAGGCGCATGGGAGCAACAAATTCCTAGTATAGAAATGCAACTGCGTGCAGAACTGACCCCACTTCTTAAGTACGAATCAGTGAGCGACATCAGGGTGCTTGGCGCCATTGGCGTTGTAGAAATGAAACAGCCTGTAGATGTCGCTGAAATTCAAAAAATATTTGTTAAACAAGGCGTCTGGATAAGACCATTTGGAAAACTCATATACATCATGCCACCTTACATCATTCAGCCTGAACAGCTAAGAAAACTGACATCGGCAATTGGTTTCGCTATTGAACGTTTATATCCCAATTAG
- the bioB gene encoding biotin synthase BioB, whose product MNTSVTSASALANEFEPRHDWTIPEVNALYALPFNDLMFKAQMVHRAHFDPNYVQVSTLLSIKTGACPEDCKYCPQSARYDTGLEKERLMEINKVIERAKEAKQAGSTRFCMGAAWRNPRERDMPYVTDMVREVKKLGLETCMTLGMLTRDQALALKQAGLDYYNHNLDTSPEFYGDIITTRTYQDRLDTLDNVRKAGMHVCAGGIVGMGETGDDRSSLLVQLANLEQHPESVPINMLVKVEGTPLDSVKDLEPFEFIRTIAVARIMMPQSFVRLSAGRESMNEQMQAMCFMAGANSIFYGCKLLTTSNPETHEDVMLFQKLGINSKQTKDYSDEAFEAALTEEIAQKQTESLYVDATAKARQASADSSKANEKTKTQAEQSIN is encoded by the coding sequence ATGAACACTTCAGTAACTTCAGCTTCGGCATTAGCAAATGAATTTGAACCTAGACACGATTGGACAATTCCTGAGGTCAATGCCCTATATGCCTTGCCATTTAACGATTTAATGTTTAAAGCGCAAATGGTGCATAGAGCGCATTTTGATCCCAATTATGTGCAGGTCAGCACGTTACTGTCGATTAAAACGGGAGCCTGTCCGGAAGATTGCAAATATTGTCCGCAAAGTGCGCGATATGATACAGGTCTTGAGAAAGAACGCTTAATGGAAATAAACAAAGTTATTGAGCGCGCTAAAGAAGCAAAACAAGCCGGTTCCACCCGTTTTTGCATGGGCGCTGCATGGCGTAATCCAAGAGAGCGTGATATGCCTTACGTGACTGACATGGTCCGCGAAGTGAAAAAGCTTGGCTTAGAGACTTGTATGACTTTAGGCATGTTAACTCGCGATCAGGCGCTTGCGTTAAAGCAGGCTGGTCTCGATTATTACAATCATAATTTGGATACTTCACCTGAGTTTTATGGTGATATTATTACCACCCGAACTTATCAAGACCGATTAGACACGCTCGACAATGTTCGCAAAGCGGGAATGCACGTTTGCGCTGGTGGAATTGTTGGTATGGGCGAAACCGGCGATGACCGCTCTAGTTTGTTAGTGCAATTGGCAAACCTTGAGCAACATCCTGAAAGTGTTCCGATTAACATGTTAGTGAAAGTGGAAGGCACACCGCTAGATTCGGTAAAAGATTTAGAACCATTTGAATTTATTCGCACTATCGCAGTTGCTCGCATTATGATGCCACAGTCTTTTGTGCGCTTGTCCGCTGGACGCGAATCAATGAATGAACAGATGCAAGCAATGTGTTTTATGGCTGGCGCAAATAGTATTTTTTATGGATGTAAATTGCTGACAACATCGAATCCAGAAACGCACGAGGACGTTATGCTGTTTCAAAAGTTAGGTATTAATTCAAAGCAAACTAAGGATTATTCCGACGAAGCATTCGAAGCCGCACTGACAGAAGAGATTGCGCAAAAGCAAACTGAATCGTTATATGTCGATGCAACAGCAAAGGCGAGACAGGCCAGCGCTGATAGCTCCAAGGCAAACGAGAAAACCAAAACTCAGGCAGAGCAGTCGATCAACTAA
- a CDS encoding aminotransferase class I/II-fold pyridoxal phosphate-dependent enzyme: MPFDFIKAALEQRAADSLLRKRVEVANNSQAIIEVDGNHYINFSSNDYLGLSQHQDVLQSFAEGLSLYGASSSASSVVTGYSREHRLLEEDICEHTQFDNALLFSSGFAANQAVCQALFQTANFNNDTARYVIADKLMHASFIDSAMQLNNGQKNPIFSRFRHNDMQHLQSKLVQGADNLVVTEGIFSMDGNRGDIQGIKATLDDAKSSAWLMVDDAHAIGCVGENGMGSTTIPIASAKADASLGSLQTKARSQRKVDVLMGTFGKAIGTQGSFVAGSNDFIEYLVNFSKHYVYSTAIPAAQARATRTSLQIMRKGIEREMLHQNISKFKGLAIAAGLPILPVDGPIQPIIIGDPTKALAISQHLKSLGIWVNAIRSPTVPKHSDRLRITLSALHQTQDIQALVDALSLSMASMQAESTS; the protein is encoded by the coding sequence ATGCCTTTTGACTTCATCAAAGCGGCGCTTGAGCAAAGAGCCGCTGATTCGTTGCTCAGAAAGCGAGTAGAGGTAGCCAACAATAGCCAAGCGATTATTGAGGTGGACGGCAATCACTATATTAATTTCTCGAGCAACGATTATTTGGGTTTGAGTCAGCACCAAGATGTGTTGCAAAGCTTCGCTGAAGGCCTCAGTTTGTATGGTGCTAGCAGCAGTGCTTCTTCTGTTGTTACAGGCTATTCGCGCGAGCACCGATTATTGGAGGAGGATATTTGCGAACACACCCAGTTTGACAATGCACTTCTTTTTTCTAGTGGGTTTGCGGCGAACCAGGCTGTATGCCAAGCCCTTTTTCAAACAGCTAATTTCAATAACGACACCGCGCGTTATGTGATTGCAGACAAGTTAATGCATGCCTCATTTATTGACAGCGCGATGCAGTTGAACAATGGGCAAAAAAATCCAATATTTTCACGATTTAGACATAACGATATGCAGCATTTACAGTCTAAATTAGTGCAGGGCGCTGATAATCTTGTTGTCACCGAGGGAATTTTCAGCATGGATGGTAATAGGGGCGATATACAAGGTATAAAGGCAACCCTCGACGATGCGAAATCAAGCGCGTGGCTTATGGTGGATGACGCTCATGCAATAGGATGCGTTGGTGAAAATGGTATGGGGAGCACTACCATACCTATTGCATCGGCTAAAGCAGATGCTTCGCTTGGGTCTTTGCAAACAAAAGCGCGAAGTCAACGCAAAGTTGATGTGCTAATGGGGACGTTTGGCAAAGCAATTGGAACACAAGGTTCGTTCGTTGCGGGTTCTAATGACTTTATTGAGTACTTGGTCAACTTCTCCAAGCATTATGTCTACAGCACCGCAATTCCTGCCGCACAGGCGCGCGCGACGAGAACTAGTTTGCAAATAATGCGAAAGGGCATTGAACGTGAAATGCTGCATCAGAACATTTCGAAATTTAAGGGACTAGCAATAGCTGCGGGCTTACCTATTTTGCCTGTTGATGGGCCTATTCAGCCTATTATCATTGGTGACCCTACAAAAGCCTTAGCAATTAGCCAGCACCTAAAGAGTTTGGGTATTTGGGTGAATGCAATTCGAAGCCCGACTGTTCCAAAACACTCCGATCGATTACGCATTACGCTCAGTGCGCTGCACCAAACCCAAGATATTCAGGCTTTGGTGGACGCCTTAAGTTTAAGTATGGCGTCAATGCAAGCAGAGAGTACTAGTTGA
- a CDS encoding methyltransferase domain-containing protein — protein MIEALDEAPEAMACAEIDTLTTVTLNTVNTSVCEADQAQNVSKNTVAKHFSAASGQYDRYAQVQKQIAQVNLELLNKVRAGQDAAYSVDLGCGTGIHTKSLAGMSEDCLAIDISLGMLEMAKRNHAETTTAANKAIQYCTGDADNLPLQSGTVDIIHSSMALQWCTSPNIAIDEIARVLSENGSAQLAIMLDSSLHELRLAWDSLGIASRVNRFFSQQQWLEAAEQLGTAQVRTNTAGQFNIQYRVEQFTEWHKSSLHMLRALKRIGAATKNNPTHVNSGLNTSAMAASVGISKQELRALDQKMYQQLLADSSQYGSDSKPSSLGQGLPLSYQVLFISIHKSQD, from the coding sequence ATGATTGAAGCTCTAGACGAGGCACCTGAAGCAATGGCTTGCGCAGAAATCGATACCCTGACAACAGTAACGCTTAACACAGTAAACACGAGTGTTTGCGAAGCAGATCAGGCGCAAAATGTTAGCAAAAATACAGTCGCCAAACATTTTTCTGCGGCCTCTGGTCAATACGATCGCTATGCGCAAGTGCAGAAGCAGATAGCACAAGTTAATCTTGAATTGCTGAATAAGGTCAGGGCGGGGCAGGATGCTGCTTACTCGGTAGATTTGGGGTGCGGGACCGGCATTCATACTAAATCATTGGCTGGAATGTCAGAAGACTGTTTGGCAATTGACATTTCACTCGGCATGTTGGAAATGGCGAAACGTAATCATGCTGAAACGACAACTGCCGCGAATAAAGCAATTCAGTATTGCACTGGTGATGCAGATAATCTGCCGCTGCAATCAGGAACTGTAGATATTATTCACTCGTCAATGGCCCTGCAGTGGTGTACATCGCCTAATATAGCAATTGATGAAATTGCTAGGGTGCTATCGGAGAATGGTTCTGCTCAGCTTGCTATTATGCTTGATTCTTCACTTCATGAACTGCGACTAGCTTGGGATAGTTTAGGTATAGCGTCCAGAGTCAATCGGTTTTTTAGTCAGCAGCAGTGGCTGGAGGCAGCGGAACAACTGGGAACAGCACAAGTCAGAACAAATACTGCGGGGCAGTTCAACATTCAATACCGAGTTGAACAATTTACAGAATGGCATAAAAGCAGCCTACATATGCTCAGAGCATTGAAGCGAATTGGTGCGGCAACGAAAAACAATCCAACGCATGTTAATAGCGGTTTGAACACTTCAGCGATGGCAGCATCAGTTGGGATTAGTAAACAAGAGTTGCGTGCACTCGATCAGAAAATGTATCAACAACTCCTTGCTGATAGTTCGCAATATGGGAGTGACAGTAAACCAAGTTCACTTGGACAAGGTTTACCTTTAAGTTATCAGGTTTTATTTATATCTATTCATAAGAGTCAAGATTAA
- the bioD gene encoding dethiobiotin synthase has translation MQSVFITGTDTDAGKTFVSVLLLEAINRAGFRTSGFKPIAAGCEQTAEGLRNDDALNLQRASSHKLPYNMINPIALAAPIAPHIAAHNLGTRIDMQLVSKTLAALQEEDIDFLLVEGAGGWRLPTFLPSLKPLLNEKEHEDEPQKQPQKAEFLSEFVAQAKLPVILVVGMKLGCLNHAALTFEQIKRDNCELVGWIANQVDPDMDCYAENLASLHALIDAPFLAEVKHGQKSIELAEKTLSQLLA, from the coding sequence ATGCAAAGCGTTTTTATTACAGGTACGGACACGGATGCCGGCAAAACTTTTGTGAGCGTGTTATTGCTCGAAGCAATTAATCGTGCAGGATTCAGAACCAGCGGTTTTAAACCCATTGCCGCAGGCTGTGAGCAAACAGCAGAAGGTTTACGGAATGACGATGCCCTTAATTTACAAAGGGCTTCAAGTCATAAACTGCCATATAACATGATTAATCCAATTGCTTTGGCAGCGCCCATAGCGCCGCATATTGCAGCTCACAATTTGGGCACTAGGATTGATATGCAGTTGGTGTCTAAAACCCTAGCTGCATTGCAAGAAGAGGATATCGACTTTCTTTTGGTCGAAGGTGCTGGGGGATGGCGACTACCTACTTTTTTACCTTCACTAAAGCCTCTGCTTAATGAGAAGGAGCATGAGGATGAACCCCAGAAACAGCCCCAGAAAGCTGAATTTCTATCAGAGTTTGTTGCCCAAGCCAAGCTGCCAGTCATACTCGTTGTTGGAATGAAGCTTGGCTGTTTGAATCACGCTGCGCTTACTTTTGAGCAAATAAAACGTGATAATTGTGAACTCGTCGGCTGGATTGCGAATCAGGTTGACCCAGATATGGATTGTTATGCTGAGAACCTAGCGTCACTGCATGCCCTTATCGACGCGCCCTTTCTTGCTGAAGTGAAACATGGACAGAAAAGTATTGAACTTGCTGAAAAGACTCTCAGTCAACTTTTAGCGTAA
- the pepE gene encoding dipeptidase PepE: MLDFAKVLMLSSSRQGDEPYLYHAKAMIEAHLNGIEKVLFIPFAGVSLNWDAYTAKVQEALPEITVTGIHQQDDAQKAVNNAQAILVGGGNTFNLLNEIYRQNLFEAIQQRVVAGMPYIGWSAGSNLCGLSIKTSNDMPIIQPQSFSTFGFINAQINPHYTDYVAPGHNGETRDQRIAEFCALYPDVSVIGIREGSALLRKDNELVLLGEQDAVVFTGKQRDVILAGSSISGYL, encoded by the coding sequence ATGCTAGATTTTGCAAAAGTACTGATGCTGAGCAGTTCAAGACAAGGTGATGAGCCATACTTGTATCATGCTAAAGCAATGATTGAAGCTCATTTAAACGGCATTGAGAAAGTGCTATTCATTCCGTTTGCGGGTGTCAGTTTAAATTGGGATGCTTACACAGCCAAGGTCCAAGAGGCGCTTCCTGAAATTACAGTAACAGGCATTCACCAGCAAGATGATGCGCAAAAAGCAGTTAACAACGCTCAAGCTATTTTGGTTGGTGGCGGAAATACGTTTAATCTGCTCAACGAGATATATCGACAAAATTTATTTGAGGCAATTCAACAACGCGTTGTTGCAGGAATGCCGTATATCGGGTGGAGCGCGGGCTCAAACCTGTGTGGTTTGAGCATTAAAACATCGAACGACATGCCAATTATTCAGCCACAAAGCTTCTCTACTTTTGGCTTTATCAATGCACAAATCAACCCTCACTATACCGATTACGTAGCGCCAGGTCACAATGGTGAAACTAGAGATCAGCGTATCGCTGAATTTTGTGCACTATATCCAGATGTTTCGGTTATCGGTATTCGCGAAGGCAGCGCGCTATTACGCAAGGACAACGAACTCGTCCTGTTAGGTGAGCAAGATGCGGTTGTTTTTACTGGTAAACAGCGTGATGTCATTCTCGCAGGTAGCAGTATTTCAGGTTATTTGTAA
- a CDS encoding low molecular weight protein-tyrosine-phosphatase — MSSPAILFVCLGNICRSPTAEGVFTHKAKSLGLNLKIDSAGTAGYHDGAAPDKRSQDVAKARGYNLSRLKCRKVNEQDFIEFDLILAMDEANVKELRRKCPEEYQSKIQLFLDYATADVDEVPDPYYGGKRAFELVLDLIEDASDGLLKRLNQ, encoded by the coding sequence ATGTCGTCGCCAGCAATACTGTTTGTATGTTTAGGTAACATTTGTCGTTCGCCTACCGCTGAGGGTGTTTTTACGCACAAGGCGAAGAGTTTGGGTCTCAATTTGAAAATTGATTCTGCTGGTACTGCAGGTTATCACGATGGAGCCGCACCCGATAAACGTTCGCAAGATGTTGCGAAAGCTCGAGGCTATAATTTATCTCGCTTAAAATGCAGAAAAGTAAATGAACAAGACTTTATTGAGTTTGACTTAATTTTGGCAATGGATGAGGCGAACGTTAAGGAGCTAAGGCGCAAATGCCCAGAAGAGTATCAATCTAAAATACAATTGTTTTTGGATTACGCAACAGCCGACGTTGATGAAGTTCCAGATCCATATTACGGTGGTAAAAGGGCTTTTGAACTGGTTCTCGATCTGATTGAAGACGCATCAGACGGCTTATTGAAACGCTTGAATCAATAA
- a CDS encoding FecCD family ABC transporter permease yields MSLYKPVVLSSILFLVVVSLFVFADGYAWLTTDIEQHIFINIRLPVLLTAIAVGGAISISAAALQILLRNPLADPGIIGISAGASLMAAVVLLSGSVAFLPSNVESMSYYVLPVACFIGALLSSLIIYALARKLQASISAVILAGIGISTIAGAIIGWLFIYAPPQSIKNLSFWLMGSLHNTNYTSLTFALPIIIVSMALLLKQGRKLNWLYLGVASAQLKGIDPVRFERKILMLAALLVGVSVSIAGSIAFIGLLIPHFVRQLVGHDNRIVLPVSALMGATLLIMTAIINEWLFDMIVPVSMLTATLGGPLFIYSLLKQPAVLTNASRD; encoded by the coding sequence ATGAGCCTATATAAACCCGTAGTTTTGTCCAGTATCTTATTTCTTGTTGTGGTATCGCTATTTGTCTTCGCTGATGGCTATGCTTGGTTAACTACAGACATTGAACAGCACATTTTTATCAACATCAGGTTGCCTGTTTTGCTTACGGCTATTGCGGTAGGTGGCGCTATTTCAATTAGCGCAGCGGCACTGCAAATCTTATTAAGAAATCCCCTAGCTGACCCCGGAATCATTGGCATCAGTGCTGGAGCTAGTTTAATGGCTGCAGTCGTATTACTGTCTGGAAGCGTTGCTTTTTTGCCTAGCAACGTAGAATCAATGTCGTATTACGTGCTTCCTGTTGCTTGTTTTATTGGGGCTTTGCTCAGTAGTCTTATCATTTATGCGCTAGCTCGTAAGCTTCAAGCATCGATTAGCGCTGTGATTTTAGCAGGGATAGGCATTTCAACTATTGCAGGTGCGATTATAGGGTGGTTGTTTATATACGCTCCGCCTCAGTCAATTAAAAACTTAAGCTTTTGGTTAATGGGAAGTTTACACAATACCAACTACACGAGTTTGACGTTTGCTCTGCCAATTATCATTGTTTCTATGGCCTTGTTGCTTAAGCAAGGGAGAAAGCTTAACTGGTTATATTTGGGCGTTGCGTCGGCGCAGTTAAAAGGTATCGATCCTGTTCGCTTTGAACGCAAAATATTGATGTTAGCCGCGTTGTTGGTGGGAGTGAGTGTGTCTATTGCCGGTAGTATCGCGTTTATTGGCTTGCTGATACCACATTTTGTGCGCCAGTTGGTGGGGCATGATAATCGGATAGTGCTGCCTGTGTCAGCTTTAATGGGAGCTACGTTATTAATAATGACAGCAATAATCAATGAATGGTTATTCGATATGATTGTGCCAGTATCAATGTTGACCGCCACGCTGGGCGGTCCACTGTTTATTTATAGTTTGCTTAAGCAACCCGCAGTTTTAACTAATGCTAGTCGCGACTAA
- the glpK gene encoding glycerol kinase GlpK has protein sequence MSTKSGILSIDQGTTSTRAIVFALDGTKIASAQKEFTQFYPYNGWVEHDPEEIWKTTVETCKSALHQAQEKGVRVVGIGITNQRETTLVWNRETGKPIYNAIVWQDRRTAAFCNSIKEQEELVASKTGLLLDPYFSASKIKWLLDEIDGARELANQGKLAFGTIDSFLIWRLTGGISHVTDMTNASRTNLYNIHTLCWDEALLSLFDIPSSVLPKVLESADDFGHTKASLFGRAIPIAGVAGDQQAALFGQCCFSQGDLKSTYGTGCFALLNTGSKALQSKHKLLTTIGYTINGETTYALEGSIFTAGANIQWLRDGIGVITEAKESQALAESLDYDHGVFLVPGFAGLGAPQWDPEARASLYGMTRDTSQAHFARAALEAVCYQTYDLQQAMASDGICSSKVLVDGGMVANDWLCQFLSDILQVEIERPENMETTAIGAAYLAGLQLGLYRDLSDIASHKKIAKRFTPSIDKDVRQKLLTKWQKAVDSTLAFSRD, from the coding sequence ATGTCTACAAAATCAGGAATTCTTTCGATAGATCAGGGAACTACCTCTACTCGAGCAATAGTTTTTGCTTTGGATGGCACTAAAATAGCCAGCGCCCAAAAAGAATTTACACAGTTTTACCCCTACAACGGCTGGGTCGAACACGATCCTGAAGAAATCTGGAAAACAACGGTTGAAACATGTAAATCGGCATTACATCAAGCCCAAGAAAAAGGGGTCAGAGTTGTTGGTATCGGCATTACAAATCAACGTGAAACCACGCTAGTGTGGAATAGAGAAACAGGCAAACCGATATACAACGCAATCGTTTGGCAAGACCGCCGTACTGCTGCTTTTTGCAATAGCATAAAAGAACAAGAAGAGCTTGTTGCAAGCAAAACCGGTTTATTGTTAGACCCCTATTTCTCGGCTTCCAAAATAAAATGGTTGCTAGATGAAATAGACGGTGCGAGGGAGCTTGCCAATCAAGGCAAATTAGCTTTTGGCACTATTGATAGCTTTTTAATCTGGCGTCTTACCGGTGGTATAAGTCATGTTACAGATATGACCAATGCATCACGCACCAATCTGTATAACATTCACACTTTATGTTGGGATGAAGCGTTGCTTTCCCTCTTTGATATCCCCTCTTCAGTGCTGCCAAAAGTACTCGAAAGTGCGGATGATTTCGGCCATACGAAAGCAAGTTTATTTGGCCGTGCGATACCTATAGCTGGTGTTGCGGGCGACCAACAAGCTGCATTGTTTGGCCAGTGTTGTTTTTCACAAGGTGATTTAAAGTCTACCTACGGCACAGGGTGTTTTGCATTGCTAAATACGGGTAGCAAGGCTTTACAATCAAAGCACAAACTATTGACGACTATTGGCTACACTATAAATGGTGAGACAACTTACGCTTTAGAAGGCTCTATATTTACCGCAGGGGCTAACATTCAATGGTTAAGAGATGGTATCGGCGTTATTACCGAGGCAAAAGAGAGCCAAGCGTTAGCAGAATCGCTCGACTATGATCACGGCGTATTTTTAGTACCCGGTTTTGCTGGTTTGGGAGCACCTCAGTGGGATCCTGAGGCTCGAGCAAGCCTATATGGCATGACGAGAGACACATCGCAGGCTCATTTCGCTCGCGCTGCGCTAGAGGCTGTGTGTTATCAAACCTATGACCTGCAGCAAGCCATGGCGAGTGATGGCATCTGCTCATCTAAAGTTCTAGTTGATGGTGGTATGGTGGCAAATGACTGGTTATGCCAGTTTTTATCCGATATTTTACAAGTTGAAATAGAACGCCCCGAAAATATGGAAACAACAGCAATTGGCGCGGCCTACTTAGCAGGATTACAACTTGGTCTGTATAGGGATCTAAGCGATATTGCGTCGCATAAAAAAATTGCAAAACGTTTTACGCCGAGTATCGATAAAGACGTACGGCAAAAACTATTGACGAAATGGCAAAAAGCGGTGGATTCTACTCTCGCATTTAGTCGCGACTAG